The Leopardus geoffroyi isolate Oge1 chromosome D3, O.geoffroyi_Oge1_pat1.0, whole genome shotgun sequence region CATTCTAGGAGGGAAAGGGGGCTGGGTTTGGTGGGAGGGAATGGCAGGAGTGTGGAAGGGGACAGAGTATCCCACTCACCCCAGAACCCCAGAATTTCTGCTGTACAAAGCAAGTGTTTTCACCCCCGTGAGGATGTGTCCTCTCTACTGCTTCACCAGGCATGTCAGTTTGGACAAGAACCAGATTTCTGTGGGGTTCAGCTTCCTCAGGAGGATAGTGAGGTTACTCTACCTCAGGGATCCAACTTTGCAGGCTGGCCTCCTGGGCAATGGTCCGTGAGCCTCAGGCAGGTGCTTCCTCCCTGGACGCTCCCATGGGGCCAAAGAAAGAGCCACAAAGGCTGCCATGTGGCCATTCCCCAACTGACACTGCAAACTCAAGAAAGTTCAGGAAAGTGGTGGCTGAGAACCAGGCGTGCAGTGACCCCACCCCTGGGATGCTGGCCCAGCCCCGAGATGGTCCCAGGAGCCCTGGCAGCACAAAGAAGACAGAGTTCAGCACCATGTCGTGGATTCCTGTCCTGCTGGCACTCTTCACCCACTGGGCAGGTGAGAACACCCCAGAGCTAACAACCCCTGgccccatcccctgccctcctctgcctaTATGCTCAGGTGCTTCTCTGTCCCCAGGCTGTGTCTCTCAGCCCATCCTGAACCAGCCGCCATTTGTGTCCTCGCCCCTTGGAACAACAATCCGTCTGGCCTGCACCTTGAGCAGAGACTACGATGTCAGGATTTATAACATCTACTGGTACCAGCAGAGGCCCGGCCACCCTCCAAGATTCTTGCTGAGATATTTCTCCCACTCAGACCACAGCCAGGGCTTCAAGATTCCCCCTCGCTTCTCTGGATCCAAAGATGTGGCCAAGAACACGGGCTATTTGAGCATCTCCGGGCTGCAGCCTGAGGATGAGGCTATGTATTACTGTTCTCTGGGATTCCAGGTGTTGGATAAAGAAAGGGagatgaggggagagagaagggaagaaaaggagccTGCTGTTTTGGGGTCCCCAGCACCCCCAGACACACTTACGTTGAACTAGGGACCAAAGGGCACACTTCCTCAGAAAGAGGCGAGTATGGGCAAGGAGGGTGGGCTATGGGCTTCACAGAGCAAAGGAGAAAGCTGCTCAGCTTCTTCCTGTCCAGAAACTTGCTTAGACCCCCCCGAATGTGGGATTTGGGGATTAAAGTTGCTTGTGTCTTGAGAAGTTGTCTTGCTGAGTTTGTATGCCTGGTGTGCCAAATTGTTTTGAGGAGGCCTCAGATGTTCTGGGAAAGGTGAGAATGAGTGGGATGCATCCTAGAACCAGCCTAGGGTGATAGCGCAGGAGACTGGCTAGGCAAAGTGCTAGCCCCTGCTCTTGTGGGTTCTGAGGGGCAGGAGCTGCACCCTGGGGGACGCTTCTGTTGAGGACAGTCTGCTCTATTGTGCAGGAGTTACAGGGTCAACAACTTAGAAAACGCCTCTATTGGGCCTCTGGGGAGGACAGTGGGTCCTGAGTGATAGGTCTGGAGCGGGTCCTCCACGTCGGTATTCTGACATTGGGACAGTCACTTCTCTGTTGTGAGGCTGtcttgtgcactgtaggatgtccagcaacatccctggcctctacccaccaaaTGCCGGCACCTGTGCCCTCCTGCCCCTAATGATGACACccagaaatgtctccaggcattgccaaatgCCCTCCAGGTGGCAAAATCACCTTGATTAAACACCCTTGATCTCGGTGAGAGAAATGGGCATATTCTTTGGCCCAAGAGAGTGGCAGGGGCTGGCAGATATTTTCTatgaagggccagatagtaaatcaCTTGGGCTTCCCAAGCCATATGATCTTTGTCCCAACTACTCCGTTCTGTCCTTATAATGTGAGAGCGGCCACAGGCAATACTATGTAAACATATGGGCATGGCCGTGCtcctacttaattttatttacagaaacataGGGCTGGGCCAGATATGGCACCAGAGCTTGCCAGCCCCTGCTCTGGCAGAACACTACTGCCACTGGGTTTCAATCTAGCCATGCTTGGTAGGATAATCAAGGCGAACCTCACTTCTTCCTGTCTGATAACTCCATGGAAACCTCTGGACCCCTGGAGAAACCTGCAGGTAGGGGGCGTGGTCTCACTGATAGGCTTCTTGGGTGAAGAGGGTATAGGTGCATTCCTGCAGGCCTGACCCATAGCACAGCATCCTGAGCCTCTGGGTGGTGGGTCGGGATGTGCCCTGCAGAGAGAGACCATGTACATAGGTACATAGAGTGGACATGCCTCATACTCAGAGAGGTGGCAGGCAAACCATCTCCCCTGTGATCCCAAACTTGGCTGAGAGCATCCCTTTACCAAGGGGTCCCCCTGAGAGTGGGCATGTGTCAATACTGGCCCTTCCACATGTGCAAAACAATGGTCTCAGCTCATGCCATGCTCCAGGTACCCTCTGAGCTTCTACTTCCTCAAATGCACTGCACTCTTCCTGCATCAGACCTTTGCCCCCAGACAGTGGCCCCCAAGCCCATGTTCCTAAAGGCCAGCCAGGTGGCCACTTAacctgctttcttctttcatccTTTGTGATTCTGGGATTCCATGCCTTGACAAGAAACCCAGAGAGCAGAGAGTCAGGTTGGGCTCCTCCATTATCCTAACGCTCTGCCCCACCAGATCCATGCAGGGTGAGACCCTGGACTCAGGCCTCAGGCCAGCCAGAGTGTGAGTCTTAGCTCTGGTCAGCCCCGGAAAGGCCATTGGAATTCTAGGCCAACATCCCCTTTGTTGTATGTAAAGAGGATCATAATAGCACTGACTCATTTCTATAAAGCACTTAACTGTAATGGCTCCTCCACAAAAGAGTAGTGTTAATATTTCCTCATCAGTGACCAGGCCTGGCCTTCCTCCTTGTCAAGTCTGAGTCCATTCCTTTAGCTTGAGTCATTTCTCACCTCCACCATTGGCTGGcctcctgcctgtcccctgctgcAGCTCCTCCTCATTTTCACTCCCAGGTCTGGCCCTGCCTGCACTCCTCTCCAACCTTTGTCTCTCACCTTTGAAGGCACATATGCAAGCCACATTtgcaattttcaattttttgttggctacattttttgagaaaggaaataagaaacagGTGAAGTGATTTTTgtgagtttattcattttgagagagagagagagagcaagtgagcatgcgtgtgcaagtggaggagggacagagagagaggaagaaagacaatcccaagcaggctcctcactgtcagcaaagagcccaactcCTTGTCTTGCccccacgacccgtgagatcgtgaactgagctgaaatcaagagtcggacgcttaaccaactgagccactgggtgccccacaatgatttaaaaaaaaaaaatttttaacgttttatttatttttgagacagagagagacagagcatgaatgggggagggtcagagagacggagacacagaatccgaaacaggctccaggctccgagctgtcagcacagagcccgacgcggggctcgaactcacagaccacgagatcatgacctgagccgaagtcggccgctcaaccgactgagctaccaggcgccccacaatgatttttaatagtacattttatttaactccaTCCATCCCAAGTATTATCATTTTGGCATGCAATCTAAAAATTAGCTATGAGACGGTTTAAACTCTTTTGTTGTCATGCAAAATCTTCAAAACCCAGTGTGTAGTTTGCACTCGTGGCTCCTCTCTGTTTGGACCAGCTACTTTCCAAGTGACCAACAGCCGTCTGTGGCTTGGGCAGGACCATACAGATTGAAAGGATTGAATTCAGACTCCTTCTCATGACAAGCCTTTGGAAGCTGGTCCAGATCTGGTCCCAAGTCCAAGGTCTTATCCACCCGCCCTCAGTGTTTCTGCCACATTAATTCATCTGCAATTGATCCAACACCTCATCCTTGTGGTTGCTTCGGACACTTTTCCTAAGCCATTCATTTGCAGACAGAACTCCCTGTCCCTTTACAGTGTCCTCCAGCCGACTTCCCCAACTCTGAGCTCCACAGTGATCTCAAATCTCACTCCTTGGCTAAGATTTCCCTGACCTCTTTAGGCAGTTACTAGCTTCCTGTCATGTGCAGCTATTGTGTTTTCCTATGTTTAGCATCTACCAGACAGATCTAAATTTACCCTGCAAGTCTCTCTCCTTCACTAATCTGCACATTCTTGGTGGGCAGGATCTCTTCTACTCATTTGATGTGTCTGGTAAACATGAGGTGATAACAGAGTTGAGCGAATAGGTGAATGAGTAATTGATCACATAACTGAATGAATTCTTGAGTTGCAAAGAccctgccattcattcattctaggATCCCCTGAGATGGCTGGGGTCATTGGGATTCCCTAAG contains the following coding sequences:
- the LOC123587757 gene encoding immunoglobulin iota chain-like codes for the protein MSWIPVLLALFTHWAGCVSQPILNQPPFVSSPLGTTIRLACTLSRDYDVRIYNIYWYQQRPGHPPRFLLRYFSHSDHSQGFKIPPRFSGSKDVAKNTGYLSISGLQPEDEAMYYCSLGFQVLDKEREMRGERREEKEPAVLGSPAPPDTLTLN